The DNA window ACATTTACCACAATAAGCTGCAGGAAGATGTGAAAAACCTGGAAGCACGTTTGCTGCAGCAATCAAGAATTATTTATACCAACTACCTGATTGGCTTGATATGGGTAACCGAGATAGCCGAGCTGGTAAACCTCGAAAAGGCAGCCAAAGCCAGTAGTTTGTTAAAAGCCCCTATTTTTGAGGGTGACTATAAGATGGGGCAAAATGTAGTTTGCCAAACATTAAAAAACAGCGACGCGCTAAAACTTGCCAAAGAGCAACGTAAAATAGACGATGCGGTTTTGCGTACCACGGTGCGGGAATTGTACAAAAAGGTAATCAAAGAAGACGAAGAGTACATTAATTACCAGAAATTAGGGCAAAATAATGCAGAAGACGATAAAAAAATCGTCAATCATATTCTGAAAAATATTATCTTTAAACATGAAATTACCAACTCGTATTTCGAAGAGTTGGATTTGAGTTGGTCTGAAAACCGAAAGGTGGTACAAAGTATGGCTGTAAAAACAATTAAAGCCATTATGGGAGACACCGAAGAGGAAGATGGTGATGCAGAAGAAACGGAAATAACGATCAACAAAAACTTTGAACTTTCGCCATTGTCTAAAAACTGGGACGAAGATGTAGTTTTTTACAAAAACCTCTATAACTTTAATGTAGAAGGTAACCAAAGGTATGAGGACATTATTGCCAAAAAAACCAAAAACTGGGACATTGAGCGCCTGGCGCTGATAGACAAAGTGATTTTGAAAATGGCGATTTGTGAAATGATCAACTTTTATAGTATTCCTGTAAAAGTGACCATCAACGAATACATAGAATTGGCAAAAACCTATAGTACACCCAAGAGTAAAAAGTTTGTCAACGGGTTGCTTGATTCTATTGCTCAGGATTTGATAGAGCAGGGCGATATCAAAAAGAGTGGACGTGGATTGATGGATAATAAGTAAAAGACATCTATAAACTGAAATGATTATGAGTAAATTAGCGAACGCAATTACTGCTTTTGTTGCAGGTACTGCCGTAGGTGCAGCTGTTGGTATTTTGTATGCGCCTGAAGAAGGAAACAAAACCAGAGACAAACTCACTTACCGTTTGTCTAAGCTTAAAGATAAAGTTACCCAACTTACCGAAGAATTAACTCAAGGAAAAGAAGAGATTACCAGTGAGGCTAAGATTCAAGGCAAAAAAGTAGTGGGTGACCTGGAAGCAAGGGTAAAAGACTTAAACAAAGAGTTTGAGGAATTGACCAAGCAAATAAGAAAAGATTAAGAAGTAGCGAAAAAATAAGTAACCGATGTTGAGGGAGAAGTTTTGGTCTGAGACGAGGCGCTTTTAGCCAAAAGTAGTGCTCAGCCGACCTTTTCGTAGCTTCAGCTGTGGGGGTAGCTATAGAGGAGAAACTACCTCTAAACTGCTTACAGCCCCGACTGATCAGGAAAAAGATATTTTTGTCTGTTCCTATCAAACAGTATCGGTACTTTGCTTGTTTAAAAATACCCTGACAGAAGCACCTCATTGCAGGTAACTGACAGGCATATATTCTTTTAGTGACAATGTTCAGAGTACTAGTACAATGGGGATTAAGTAAATAATGAATTAATTTGGATGGATTTTGTTCTCTAACGAATCGTTAAAATGGCGGATAGCCATAGCTATCTAACTTTTTGGCGATGAAGTAAGAGGGCAAAAGTCGCTGAATAAATCATTAGGAATTTAGTTCCCGTTGTACTAGTTTTCGTGAAAAGTTTGTTTGTCAAGCAAAACCTAAGTGAAAACGGTCAATTGTTCTGGAGGGTTTTACCCGAAGTCTCACTCACGGGACAAACACGTTACTTAACTTAGGAATGGTGTAAAAATAAATTTCTATAGTTTAATAAAATATTTTGTTGCTAGACGCGGTACGGCAATATCCAGTGGATGTTGAGCGAGCTTGAGGGAAGGTCGGCTCATAGCATCGCTATTCGGCTATTTTTTAACAAAGTATAGCCTCAAAAGATGAGGTTAAGAATGTAAATTTATTTTGGTACCATTCCTTAATATTGTATAATCTATTTAAAATTTATAAACTGATGAAAAGAAATCTTTTATTGGTAGTGACGTTGTTGTGGGCGTTTACCGCCTGCGACAGCAAGTCAAAAGAGTCACAGACAGAAAATGGTGACACCACTGCAACAGTGGTAGCAGGCAATACTAAAGAAAGTGCTGCTAATAACAATACAGAGAATAACAACAACCAAACGGTAGTATCTACCACTGGTGAGAATAAAACTGAGAGCACCAAACCTACGAACGAAAATGATAACGGCCCTAAAGCCTCTATCAAATTTGAGAAAATGACGCACGACTTTGGCGAAATCACCGAAGGAACCGTAGCAAAACATACCTTTACCTTTACCAACAGTGGCGATGTGCCATTGGTGGTAAAGAGTGCGCGTGGCTCTTGTGGTTGTACAGTACCCGATTGGCCAAAAGAACCCATTGCGCCTGGTAAAACTGGTGAAATCAAAGTTCAATTCAACAGTCAGGGCAAGCCTGGTACTCAAGCCAAAACAGTTACTTTGACTACCAATACTGCTGCTGGTACAGAAGTATTGAACATTAAAGCCCAGGTAAAAGCAGTGGCTAAAGTAAACGGACCTGTAAAAAAATAAATCAGAAAGTTTTTAAAGCCTCCTCAGAAACCTGAGGAGGCATTCATTTATATTATAAAATATAGTTAGAAGATGTTGTTGTTGTTAGAAACGATTTTTTTGCAGGGCAAGGCAGCCGGTGGTGGTGGCAATGCAATGATGAGCCAGCTTTTGTTGATTTTTGGGATTTTGATTGTTTTTTATTTCTTTATGATCCGTCCCCAACAAAAAAAGCAAAAAGCACAGGCGCAATTTAGAGAAGGGCTCAAAAAAGGTGACAAAGTAGTAACCATTGGAGGACTACACGGCACCATTGCTCAAGTAGAAGGAGATGTTTTAACGCTGGAAGTAGGCGATGGAAAATCTATGAAACTTAAATTTGACGTTAACTCTGTATCTGTAGATGCTACCCGTAAGATAGGGGCAAATAACTAAGTCCTAAATCAATGTTCCGAAGCATGGTAAATAAACTGGTACAAGCATTCTTACTTTTTCGCGATAGTAACGCAAAGGTGATAGTTGTATGTTTGTTCTTATCTACTATGCTTTGGTTTACTTTAGAACTCAACAAAGAACAAAGCATAGAAGTGTCTTATCCGGTAAGCTTTGAATACAACGATTCTTTGTTTATTCCCACCACTCCACTCCCCAAGCACATTCGTATCATGATCAAAGGCACCGGCTGGCAGGTCTTATCCAAGTACTTTGGTTTAAGCGGCAAGTCAGTAGTATACGATATCAATGGCATGCTGCAAAGTTATGTGGATGGCAGTATCCACAAAAAAACCTATATATTACCTGCTTTGCCTCAGAGCCAGGCAAAAATACGCAAATCGCTGGAAACGGTAGAGTTGTTGGGGGTATTGTCAGATACTTTGTCTTTTACCTTTGACCGTCGCGCCAAACGTACATTGCCATTGAGCATTTACCATGAAAAAGCGTTGGCAGAGGACTTTCAAATAGATGGAAAAGTAACTATAGAGCCTCAGTTTGTGGTTTTTGAGGGACCCGAAAAAATGGTAAAGAACCTGGCAGACCCTTTTATGCTTGAGCTGCCAGAAAAAAATATTAAAACAGCCTATGACAATGAGGTGACAATTAGCTTGCCTGCCAACCAACAAAAACTCATTGTTCAGGATAAAAAAACCGCCAAAATACAGTTTGATGTGGCAAAGTTTATGTCCAAAACATTTAGAGTACCCGTAATGGCCAAAGGGTTTCCTTCCTCTACACAGTTTACATTGTCTAACCGGGCAGTTCAGTTAAAATTCCATTTCAAAGCATCAGACCTGGGGCAAATAAGACTCAAAGAATTTAAAGTGTATGCAGATTTTAGTGAGCTAAACCCTGCAGACTCTACGATTAAGCTTAAGTTGATAAAACCTGCAGTGGTGACTGACTATCAGATGGTGCCCAATAAAATCAAGCTAAGGAATGTCGAAAAAAAAGATTCTTAAAATCGGAATAACTGGTGGGATAGGTTCTGGTAAAAGCATCATCTGTCGTATTTTTGGTTGTGTTGGAGTACCCATATACGATGCCGACAGCAGGGCAAGGTGGATTATGAACAACCACCAAGCGTTGCAACAAGAAGTAACGGCCGAGTTTGGCACTGAAGCTTATGATAGCCAAGGGCAGCTCAACCGCCCTTATATGGCAAAACAAGTGTTTAACGATAGTAACAAAGTAAAAACTTTGAATCAATTGGTGCACCCCAAAGTAGGGCAAGACTTTGCTGCCTGGGTTCAGCTTTATCCAAACGCACCTTATTTGCTCAAAGAAGCAGCTTTGATGTTTGAATCAGGAAGCCACCAGGCGCTTGACCGTGTAATCACTGTTTTTGCGCCTAAAGATGTGAGAATCAAGCGAGTATTACAACGAGATCCTCAACGATCGGAGGAACAGGTAAAAGCCATATTTGGCAAGCAACTTGCAGAAGAGGAAAAAATAAAGCGTGCTGATTTTGTGGTATACAATGACGACCAACAAATGGTTTTGCCGCAGGTTTTACGGTTGCACGAGCAATTCTTGAATTTATGAACGCAAAACTTCTTTTATTTTCTAACCTCCTGATTACGTTTTTTTTAATGGGGCTTATTTGGCTGGTACAGATGGTACAATACCCTGGATTTGCCAAAGTAGGAGCCGAGGCTTTTCATACCTACCATCAACTACACGTAGAGCATATTGCCTGGGTGGTGGCGGTGCCTATGGTGCTAGAGCTACTACTTGCTTTGGGTATGCTTTTTATTCGCCCCAGCCAATTAGACTTAATACTAAGTGTTCTTTTGTTTCTTTTGGTAGGTGCTACCTGGGTCATTACTTTTTTTGTGGCAATGCCTTACCACGACCAATTGGCAAACCAGGGTTTCGACGCTGAAATTATTAAAAAACTAATCAATATCAACTGGGTACGCACGGCAGCCTGGACCCTGCGCGGAGGCATTCTGGCTTTTATTGTGTATCGGGTGTGGCATTAAAGCCTGATGGTAGGGGGCAACCTTGCCTCTCAAAAATACGGAACCTTCATTATTGCATATCAGTTTAAAATAAGAGTTAGATTTGTGTGTAAACTATACAGAACTCATCTCCATGAGTTTGCTACAACGACCTGATAACTTATTTTAATGAGCACAAGTATTCAAACATTCTTTTTCACCTTATTTTTTACTTTTTCTCTTGCCTTTCATCTTCAGGCAACCCCTGCTGACAGTCTCCGGGCACGCCTTTATTGTAAAAAAGCCGACGCTTTGATGCAGCATAACCGATATGTAGCCGCTATTTTGTTTTGGGACAAAGCAGCTGCAATATATGCCCAAAACCTGCGTTGGCAACGCCACCTCAATTGTCAAAATGAAGCCACAGAGTGCTGGTGGCGTTTGGGTAAGCTAACAGAAGCCCGCAAGCTTGCCCACAAAGTAATAAAAATGAGTAACGCGTATTTGGGACCTGGGCATTTGGTGGCATCAGTCGCTTACAATCATTTGGGGGTAGTAGACCAAATGAGCGGCCAATATGTAGAAGCCATCGTACACCATCAACAGGCGCTCATTATGCAGAAAAAAGCGCTGGGCATCAATGCGATACATTCCGAAATAGCCCACACCTACCGCAATCTGGGCGTTGTATCGAGGGTGGTACACAGGTATTACAAAGCAGAAGAGTATTTATTAAAATCTATTGCCATAGCGCGCACGTTGTATGGGGAGGGTGCCGCAATGGCAGGACTGGGCTACCATTACCTGGGCACTGTTTTTCATAGCAAATATGCCTATAGCCAGGCGCTGGATTATTATTACAAAGCAGCAGATATTTACCAAAAACAGCTCCCGGCAAATCATACCTATCAGGCAGACAATCTTCATAGTATGGGGCAAGCCCTGCAGCAACAAGGCAAATACCTAAGTGCGCGTATTGCGTTCGAAAAAGCATTGAAAATATACCGCAAAATATACCAGGTAGAACACCCTTCGGTAGCTTTGGTGTTGAATAGCCTGGCGCAGTCTTACCAAAAAGGACGCCAGTACAAGGCAGCCCGACAGCATCATCAACAAGCCCTGCAAATGTACGAGACCATATACGGAGACGCACACCCCGACATTGCCCAAACTTACCTCGACTTAGGCAGTGTGTTGATCTCGCAGCCGAACAAAAACTATCCATTGGCGCTCAAATACTTTGGCAAAGCCCGTGGCATGCAAATGACACTATACGGCGACCATCACCCAATATTGGCCAAAAACTATGTATATACCGGGTTAGCCTATTTTCAACAAAATAAATATCAACTGGCGTTGCGATGGTTTCAGAAAAGCTTGGTAGCAAACGTGTATAATTTCAAAGATACCACGCTGTTTACCAATCCACCTTTGACCTACTATTTTAACCGTAAATTTTTGTTGAAAGCATTGCGTTTCAAGGCTGAATGCCTGAATTACCTGGCTACCCAGGGGAAAAACAAGCAGCAATTATTGCTTGCTTTGGAAACCTTGCGTCTGTGCGACCGTTTGGCAGACCGGATGCAGTTTGACCAACAAAATCGACTAGACCAATTGCTTGCCGAAGAGCGTAACCAAAGCATTTACCAAAAAGCGTTTGTGATAAGCGCCCAAATAGCTTTGTCTTATCCCAAAGGCACTACCTTGCGCCGAAAGTTTATTACCGAAGCATTTTATTTTTCAGAAAAGAGCAAATCGCAAGTATTGCGTAAGTCTATGTCGGAGCTGGAAAACCAGCGGAAAAACCTGGTGGCAGATACGCTGAGGCAAAAAGACTTGAGCTATAAACAACAAATTGCTTTTTTTGAGCAAAAACTGGCGCAACGTTCTCAGGGCATACAGGCACAAAACTACCGCAATCAATTGTTTAAGGTAAAACAGGCGTATCGCCAATGGGCAACCGCCTTAAAAAAACAATATCCCCGGTTGCACGCCCTGCGCAACAAGGCAAACCTTGCTACCTTGCGGCAGATTCAAAACCGTTTGTACTCTAAAACTGCTGTGATAGCCTATACCCTGGCCACCGAGCAAAGTTATGCTTTTGTGATTACTGCGTCTCAAGTACGTCTGATTCGTTTGGGGAGCACTGCCCGGCTTACCACCTTGATCAATGATTTTTACAACGACATTCAAAACGAAAACCCGATGGACTCATTTGTCAAAGCAAGCCATCAACTGTATCTTGCCCTGATGCGTCCACTCATTCCTTATTTGGCGTATCAAAACGAGTTGGTGATTACAGAACCTACCTTAT is part of the Microscilla marina ATCC 23134 genome and encodes:
- the yajC gene encoding preprotein translocase subunit YajC translates to MLLLLETIFLQGKAAGGGGNAMMSQLLLIFGILIVFYFFMIRPQQKKQKAQAQFREGLKKGDKVVTIGGLHGTIAQVEGDVLTLEVGDGKSMKLKFDVNSVSVDATRKIGANN
- a CDS encoding CHAT domain-containing protein, whose translation is MSTSIQTFFFTLFFTFSLAFHLQATPADSLRARLYCKKADALMQHNRYVAAILFWDKAAAIYAQNLRWQRHLNCQNEATECWWRLGKLTEARKLAHKVIKMSNAYLGPGHLVASVAYNHLGVVDQMSGQYVEAIVHHQQALIMQKKALGINAIHSEIAHTYRNLGVVSRVVHRYYKAEEYLLKSIAIARTLYGEGAAMAGLGYHYLGTVFHSKYAYSQALDYYYKAADIYQKQLPANHTYQADNLHSMGQALQQQGKYLSARIAFEKALKIYRKIYQVEHPSVALVLNSLAQSYQKGRQYKAARQHHQQALQMYETIYGDAHPDIAQTYLDLGSVLISQPNKNYPLALKYFGKARGMQMTLYGDHHPILAKNYVYTGLAYFQQNKYQLALRWFQKSLVANVYNFKDTTLFTNPPLTYYFNRKFLLKALRFKAECLNYLATQGKNKQQLLLALETLRLCDRLADRMQFDQQNRLDQLLAEERNQSIYQKAFVISAQIALSYPKGTTLRRKFITEAFYFSEKSKSQVLRKSMSELENQRKNLVADTLRQKDLSYKQQIAFFEQKLAQRSQGIQAQNYRNQLFKVKQAYRQWATALKKQYPRLHALRNKANLATLRQIQNRLYSKTAVIAYTLATEQSYAFVITASQVRLIRLGSTARLTTLINDFYNDIQNENPMDSFVKASHQLYLALMRPLIPYLAYQNELVITEPTLLSVPMEALIMRKPPRWLIQKGQFNALQYLNRRFQMHYHYSASLWWLNQKGPTHHQPPAPVRFYGFAPFNQKLPVSSAEGQLPNSGLEVKAIAQLFKNRRQASYTYLSTQATLGQFVNSLQEMPETEGVAHILHIASHSTANLNEDRLARIHFAPQPQPDSTYLYAESIYYLPLKAQLVVLSSCESGVGKFVPGEGVMSLARGFLHAGAKSVISSLWEADDYYTKKLMVLLYQNILYHRKNYTQALHAAKNQLVAQEPYLHPKYWSNFILIGR
- the coaE gene encoding dephospho-CoA kinase (Dephospho-CoA kinase (CoaE) performs the final step in coenzyme A biosynthesis.), with translation MSKKKILKIGITGGIGSGKSIICRIFGCVGVPIYDADSRARWIMNNHQALQQEVTAEFGTEAYDSQGQLNRPYMAKQVFNDSNKVKTLNQLVHPKVGQDFAAWVQLYPNAPYLLKEAALMFESGSHQALDRVITVFAPKDVRIKRVLQRDPQRSEEQVKAIFGKQLAEEEKIKRADFVVYNDDQQMVLPQVLRLHEQFLNL
- a CDS encoding YtxH domain-containing protein, which gives rise to MSKLANAITAFVAGTAVGAAVGILYAPEEGNKTRDKLTYRLSKLKDKVTQLTEELTQGKEEITSEAKIQGKKVVGDLEARVKDLNKEFEELTKQIRKD
- a CDS encoding YbbR-like domain-containing protein, whose amino-acid sequence is MFRSMVNKLVQAFLLFRDSNAKVIVVCLFLSTMLWFTLELNKEQSIEVSYPVSFEYNDSLFIPTTPLPKHIRIMIKGTGWQVLSKYFGLSGKSVVYDINGMLQSYVDGSIHKKTYILPALPQSQAKIRKSLETVELLGVLSDTLSFTFDRRAKRTLPLSIYHEKALAEDFQIDGKVTIEPQFVVFEGPEKMVKNLADPFMLELPEKNIKTAYDNEVTISLPANQQKLIVQDKKTAKIQFDVAKFMSKTFRVPVMAKGFPSSTQFTLSNRAVQLKFHFKASDLGQIRLKEFKVYADFSELNPADSTIKLKLIKPAVVTDYQMVPNKIKLRNVEKKDS
- the nusB gene encoding transcription antitermination factor NusB, which gives rise to MLNRRYLRIKVMQGLYALEHSRNANYLLSLDLIEKQFDTRFSQLAEDEKQVGWIFEKNHQRKPENIQIGKKLPEKVRQLALDILDAYWNSDEQEALQEQKFAPLLQQVRASYKEDNDALTEEKKNIMAVFKEVYEQEQPTIDVDASDVSKKTLVKAIDIYHNKLQEDVKNLEARLLQQSRIIYTNYLIGLIWVTEIAELVNLEKAAKASSLLKAPIFEGDYKMGQNVVCQTLKNSDALKLAKEQRKIDDAVLRTTVRELYKKVIKEDEEYINYQKLGQNNAEDDKKIVNHILKNIIFKHEITNSYFEELDLSWSENRKVVQSMAVKTIKAIMGDTEEEDGDAEETEITINKNFELSPLSKNWDEDVVFYKNLYNFNVEGNQRYEDIIAKKTKNWDIERLALIDKVILKMAICEMINFYSIPVKVTINEYIELAKTYSTPKSKKFVNGLLDSIAQDLIEQGDIKKSGRGLMDNK
- a CDS encoding DUF1573 domain-containing protein; this encodes MKRNLLLVVTLLWAFTACDSKSKESQTENGDTTATVVAGNTKESAANNNTENNNNQTVVSTTGENKTESTKPTNENDNGPKASIKFEKMTHDFGEITEGTVAKHTFTFTNSGDVPLVVKSARGSCGCTVPDWPKEPIAPGKTGEIKVQFNSQGKPGTQAKTVTLTTNTAAGTEVLNIKAQVKAVAKVNGPVKK